The Galactobacillus timonensis genome window below encodes:
- a CDS encoding DUF6431 domain-containing protein has protein sequence MKCSEPVLDPETGLPMRFCGTARRCVKTPKGSYWIWIPVAVSSNGRHHRVLPDFLVPYKHYSVQTIESALDNDLDLDRYSLPSDSSVSRWNKWLDKLIVQLRSSLGLEIPPDSLLQQLRVSFRRDVRRAPEYDSSSGWVAGINLCLNRPNDFDLGLS, from the coding sequence TGGATCCTGAAACAGGCCTGCCAATGAGATTCTGCGGAACTGCCAGAAGGTGCGTTAAAACGCCAAAAGGTTCTTACTGGATCTGGATTCCTGTCGCCGTCTCTTCCAACGGAAGACATCACCGTGTTCTCCCTGATTTCCTTGTCCCTTACAAGCACTACTCGGTGCAGACCATCGAATCGGCTCTGGACAATGATCTGGATCTTGATCGTTATTCGCTTCCTTCCGATTCTTCCGTTTCCCGTTGGAACAAATGGCTCGATAAGCTCATTGTGCAGCTGCGGTCCTCCCTGGGGCTGGAGATTCCGCCTGATTCGCTGCTTCAACAGCTCCGTGTTTCATTCCGGCGCGATGTCCGCCGGGCTCCAGAATATGATTCTTCCAGTGGCTGGGTGGCCGGAATCAATCTCTGCCTGAATAGGCCAAATGACTTTGACTTGGGCCTTTCCTGA